In one window of Miscanthus floridulus cultivar M001 chromosome 12, ASM1932011v1, whole genome shotgun sequence DNA:
- the LOC136496380 gene encoding F-box protein At1g67340-like, whose protein sequence is MKTRRGAYYSCHAAATAPGEGPEAVHRRKRRRTVSEGSPAAAGTPGVRLARDMFEELPDDLVVSILRDVAASAGSLADLAGAMLTCKRFRELGQSKVVLARASPRCLAVRAKAWSDDAHRFLQRCADAGNVEACYLLGMIRFYCLGGSCGSGAALMAAAAVRGHREALYSLAVILFNGSGGGKDDRDLRAGAALCARAASLGHVDALRELGHCLQDGYGVRRSVLEGRRLLIQANARELQAAVTASASMAGAGAGGGKGSAAPRRHSCLLSDFGCRAASGETHAANRFLVDWFASRPLGASAAAAPGGNGNPGTAAASPEEDGAGSLRLCSQAQCGRAETRRHEFRRCSVCGVVNYCSRACQALHWKMAHKAECTPTDRWLDVAVGGGGVAQANANANADAAP, encoded by the exons ATGAAGACGAGGCGCGGCGCCTACTACTCCTGCCACGCGGCGGCCACGGCGCCGGGCGAGGGCCCGGAGGCCGTGCACCGCCGGAAGAGGCGCAGGACGGTGTCCGAGGGGTCGCCGGCGGCTGCCGGCACTCCAGGTGTCCGCCTGGCGAGAGACATGTTCGAGGAGCTTCCTGACGATCTCGTCGTCTCCATACTAAGGGACGTCGCCGCGTCCGCCGGTTCGCTGGCCGATCTCGCCGGCGCCATGCTCAC GTGCAAGAGATTCAGGGAGCTCGGGCAGAGCAAGGTGGTGCTCGCGCGGGCGTCGCCGCGGTGCCTCGCGGTGCGCGCCAAGGCCTGGTCGGACGACGCGCACCGGTTCCTGCAGCGCTGCGCCGACGCCGGCAACGTCGAAGCCTGCTACCTTCTTGGCATG ATTCGGTTCTACTGCCTAGGGGGCAGCTGCGGCTCGGGCGCGGCgctgatggcggcggcggcggtgcgcggGCACCGCGAGGCGCTCTACTCACTGGCCGTGATCCTGTtcaacggcagcggcggcggcaaggacGACCGCGACCTCCGCGCCGGAGCAGCGCTGTGCGCGCGCGCGGCGTCGCTGGGCCACGTGGACGCGCTCCGCGAGCTGGGCCACTGCCTCCAGGACGGCTACGGCGTGCGGCGGTCCGTGCTGGAGGGGCGGCGCCTCCTCATCCAGGCGAACGCGCGCGAGCTCCAGGCCGCGGTCACCGCCTCCGCCTCGATGGCAGGGGCGGGTGCGGGCGGCGGCAAGGGGTCGGCGGCGCCACGTCGGCACTCGTGCCTCCTGAGCGACTTCGGGTGCCGCGCCGCGTCCGGGGAGACGCACGCAGCCAACCGGTTCCTGGTGGACTGGTTCGCGTCGCGGCCGCTCGGTGCCTCGGCGGCGGCAGCACCTGGCGGCAACGGCAACCCCgggacggcggcggcgtcgcCGGAGGAGGACGGAGCCGGCTCGCTGCGGCTGTGCTCACAGGCGCAGTGCGGGCGGGCCGAGACGCGGCGGCACGAGTTCCGGCGGTGCTCGGTGTGCGGCGTGGTGAACTACTGCTCCCGCGCGTGCCAGGCACTGCACTGGAAGATGGCGCACAAGGCGGAGTGCACGCCCACGGACCGGTGGCTCGACGTCgccgttggcggcggcggcgtggcgcagGCCAACGCCAACGCCAATGCGGACGCGGCGCCGTGA